The genome window CCGCCTGAAGACCTTGTAGCAGGTTTCCATATCGGTCAGGCCCAGGTCCGTGTACATGTTGGAGAAGAAAGTCAGGCCCTTGTTCATCAGGGAATGCCAGAAGTACAGCACTCTTCTGCTGCTTCTGCTCAGGTACCGGGAGCCGAAGACGACGTCGGCGTGTCCCTCGCGGATGGGCTTGGTCAGCTTGATGAGTTCCTGCGGGTTGTATTCGAGGTCCGCGTCCTGGATGGCGACAATGTCTCCCGTGGCCTTTGTAATGCCCGTGCGGATCGCGGCGCCCTTGCCCTGGTTGACCCGGTGCGTTTCAATCCGGATGCGGCCATCCTTTTTGGCGAGTTCTTTCGCCGCCTCAAGGCTTTTGTCCGTGGAGCAGTCATCCACGATGATCAATTCGAGCCGGGTTTCCTCGTCAGCTATTTCAAGGACCCTTTCAACGCAGAGCGCCAGGGTGTTTTCCTCGTTGTAGCAGGGGATGACAATGCTCAGGGTGATGGGGGTCATGCAATGCCCTTATTGTTCTTGTTTGCGCCACCACTCATGGTCTTCGGCGGTGTAGTTTTCGGGATTGACAGCCATATCAAGACGCTGGCTGAGTTTTTCCTCGGAACGGTGTGCTTGGTCAATGGGGTGAACCCACGGCAGGTGCAGGAAGTGAACCGTGTTGCAAACGATCCAGGCCGCGAGGACCAACGGGACCAGCCGTTCGATGAAACGACTCTGATCCGCCCAGTGCGCCAGCGCCAGCCCGGACAGCCCGAAAACGAGAAAGGCGTAATCCGAAGGCATGTGCGGCGAGTACTGGCGGGCAAAGAACATCTGTACCCAGGTCATGACAATGATCCCCAGCATGAGGAACCATGCGTGTCTGGGCAGCGGGATGGTCTTGCGGCAGAGCGCAAGACCGGCAATCGCCACGGCGATCCAGATGGAATAGTATTCCAGGGACAGGTGCGCGAAGCGCCCCAGTGAATCGAGCATGAGCGGGAAAATTTGCGTGTAGTCCTGCCTGAACAGCTCAATCACCCAGACGCCCTGTTTGTAATAGTCGGCATTGAAACTGTAATATTCCATCCCCAGCAGCTTGAGATAGCCGAGATATGCCAGCATCGGCAGGCTGTGGGCGGCAAGGCTTGCCAGCACGGCCAGGTATCGCCGCTTGAAGAGGAAGAAAAAGGCCAGCGCCGCAAGATAGGTTGCGTAGTTCGGCTTGCAGAGCATCAACACCCCGATGAGAACTGAAAAGAGGATGTTCCGGGGCGTTGAATAATTGTCGGCCAGTTTTTGGAGCAGGTAGAGCGTGAAGATGGGGGTGATGAACTGCAGTTCGGTTGTGTGGAAGGCCGCTATGTACTCGATGGAAACGAAATGGCTGAAGCAGAGAAAGCAACCGATGAAGGCCGCCCGATCCCCCGTGTACCGGGACAACAGGCTGAACAGGGCCAGGATTCCCAGGGAATAAACGGCCAGCTTCATGGCCAGGTAGGCAAGTCCGGCGGCCTCAAGGTCACTCAGGGGGCTGAACGGCTTTGCCGCAGCTTGAATACACAGGGCCAGACCCTTGGCCACGGCCGGGTAGGTGGGCCGGTCCATGCGGATGCGGTAGGATTTGAAGACTTCGGGAAAGTAGGCCGCCGTGAGAATTTCCACTCCCGCGTCGGGATTGTATTGCCAGAACAGGGGAATGGTCGGATGGGTGCGGTAGACCTTGAACCCCGGATTGGGGTTGAGCCAGGCCATGTTGGCGGCGATGAGAAAAACAGCGGCTATCAGGCCTATAAGCCAGGCGCGGTAGGGCGGAGTCGTGGCGTGGCGCTGATGCAAGGGGTCCATAATAAGTTCCACGCAGTTGAATGGGTGGTTTATATTTCTTCTTAGACCAGACCGAGGCTCTGCATGGCCAGGTAGATCTCGCGGCTGACCCATGCGTCGGTGGCGGCATAGGCCACCTGCTGCTTGGAAAGTTTTTCCTTGGCCCAGTTGGAACACTGCGCGGACTTGGAGATGCGGAAGCCGAGCAGGTTGGCGGCCAGGTTGCGCAGCCCGTGGGTCTGCATCTTGTGCTGCTGGGAGACCTCGCCCAGGTCGATGAAGTTGGCGGGCCTGAACTTGGCCAGCTTCTTGAGGCCGATGATGTCGTCGTGCACGGACACGCCGGTCTTGATGACCTGCTTGTCCGCGAGCAGCTCCAGCAGCCCGTTGTCCATGGGCAGCAGGTTGATCTGGAAGACGTAGACCTCGTCGGCGCTTGCCAGCTGGATCAGCGAGGGCGGGTTGGGCTTGCGGCCCTTCTTGAACACCGGACGGGTCTCGGTGTCGAAGCCGAGCACGGTTTCTTCCCGCAGGGCCTTGACCGCGGCGTCACGCTGCTTTTCGGTACGGACCACATGCACCGGGCCTTCATATCGGCGCAGGGGCATGGCGTTGATCTCGTCCTTGGTGAACGCCCGCAGATGTTCTTCTGGTATCTCTACAACAGTCATAAATGGCGATTAAACGTGTTCCCTGGTCTTGTGGAATTGGATATCCGGCCAGGTTTCGACCGCATCATCCAGCCGCCAGCGGCTCGGAGCAAGGTAAGTGAGATTCTCGTCCGAGTCCAGCGCCAGATATCTTTCGGTCTCTTTTTTGAAGGTTTTGAGCTTGTTCTGGTCCTTGCAGGAGACCCAGCGGGCGGTATGCAGCTCCACGGGCTCGTAGATGGCGTCCACACCGTATTCGTCCTTGAGGCGGGACTGGATCACGTCGAACTGGAGCATGCCCACGGCCCCGAGGATGTAGTCGTTGTTCTGGATCGGGCGGAAGAGCTGCACGGCCCCTTCCTCGGCCAGCTGCAGAAGCCCCTTCTGGAGCTGCTTGGCCTTGAGCGGGGTCTTGAGGATCACGCGGCGGAAGATTTCCGGGGCGAAGTTGGGGATGCCCGTGAACTTGAGGGTTTCCTTGTCCGTGAAGGTGTCGCCGATCTTGATGGTGCCGTGGTTGTGCACGCCGATGATGTCGCCGGGCCAGGCCTCTTCCACGCCCTCGCGGTCCTGGGCCATGAAGATGGTGGCCTTGGAGATCTGCATGGTCTTGCCCACGCGGTGGTGCTTGACCTTCATGCCGCGGGTGAACTTGCCCGAGTTGATGCGCACGAACGCGATGCGGTCGCGGTGCTGCGGGTCCATGTTCGCCTGGATCTTGAAGCACACTCCCGAGAACTGGGTTTCCAGGGGAGAAACCTCCCGCTCCACTGCCGGGCGCGGCTGCGGGCAGGGCGCCAGGTTCACGAAGGTGTCCAGCAGTTCCCTGACCCCGAAGTTGTTGATGGCCGAGCCGAAGAAGACCGGGGTCTGCTTGCCCGCCAGGTAGCGTTCGGCGTCAAAGGGATAGCCCGCGCCTTCCAGCAGTTCCAGCTCCTCGCGCAGCTGGTCGGCCTGGGGTCCGAGCTCCTCGTCCAGCTTGGGGTCGTCCAGGGAGTCGATGACCACGCCCTGCCGGATGCCGCCGTTGTGCGTGGCGGAGAAAATATGCAGCTTCTTGTCGAAGATGGAATACACGCCCTTGAACTGCTTGCCCATGCCGATGGGCCAGGAGAGGGGGGCGCATTCGATGTTCAGGGTTTCCTCGATGTCGGCCAGCAGGTCCAGGGGATCGCGGCCGTCGCGGTCCAGCTTGTTGATGAAGGTGATGATGGGCGTGTCGCGCAGGCGGCAGACGTCCATGAGCTTGCGGGTCTGGGTCTCGACGCCCTTGGCCGAGTCGATGACCATGAGGGCGGAGTCCACGGCCGTGAGCACGCGGTAGGTGTCTTCGGAAAAGTCCTGGTGGCCCGGGGTGTCGAGCAGGTTGATCTCGAAGCCCTCGTACTCGAACTTCATGACCGAGGAGGTCACGGAAATGCCGCGCTGCTGTTCCATGGCCATCCAGTCCGAGGTTGCATGGCGGTCGGCCTTGCGGGACTTGACGGTTCCCGCCATCTGGATGGCGCCGCCGAAGAGCAGCAGCTTTTCCGTGAGCGTGGTCTTGCCCGCATCCGGGTGGCTGATGATGCCGAAGGTGCGGCGGCGTTCCACTTCTTTCCTGAGTATCTTTTCCACGTCGTGATTCCTTGTGCGCAAAAAATGAGGCCGCATCGGCTGCGGCCCCGCTGGTCATAATATATTTATGAACTGTGTCAAGTTTTCATCAGGGTGTTGAAAAGGGCCGGGGTGGATTCGGCCCCTCCCTGGTCAGACATAGAAGACGGTCACTCCGATCATGGTGGCGAGATAGAGGGCCCCGAAGATCCCGCCGAGGGCCCACCAGCGCGCCTGGCTGATGAAGCCCGCCCCGTACCAGATGGGAGAGGGGCCGGTGGCGTACGGGGTGATGATGCCCATGAGCCCGAGGGAGCCCGCCAGCATGAGGGCGAGCCTGGGCAGCATTTCCGCGGGGATGAGCGGGGCGGCCGTGGCCATGAACAGGGGCAGCAGCGCCGTGGTGTGCGCCGTGGTGCTGGCGAAGAAGTAATGCAGCAGGAAGAAGAGCAGCACCAGCATGACGGCCACCGTGGGCGGGGGCATGGCCTGGAGGTAGATGCCGACGAGCTTGCCCATCCATGCCAGCACGCCGGTCTGTTTCAGGCCGCTGGCCATGGCCACCAGGGTGGCGAACCAGATGAAGACGTTGAAGGCCCCCTTGTTGGTGATGACGTCCTCCCAGGAGATGACCTTGGTCAGCACCATGAGGGAAAGGACGAACACGGCGGCCACGGTGCTGTCGATCCCGAGCCGCTTGCCGAAGACCCAGAAGACCAGGGCCAGGACCGCGTAGCCGAGCATCAGCAGTTCCTTGGCGGAGATCTTGCCCATCTTCCTGAGCTCCTCGGCCGCCCAGGCCGGGGCCTCCGGGGACGTCTTCTGGTCCGGCGGATAGATCACGTAGGCGAGCCAGGGGGTCAGCAGGAAGAGCGGGAGCATGGCCGGAACCATGATCTTGGCCCATTGGACCCAGCTGATGGCGATGCCGGAGGATTTCTGGACCATGTCCACCGCCAGGAGGTTCGGGGCCAGGGCCGTCAGGAACATGGAGCTGGTGACGCAGGTTGCGGAAATGCCGACCCAGATGAGGTAGGAGCCTATCTTGCGCGGCGCCAGTTCCGGGGTGGACTGGAACATGGGGGGGATGTTGCTCACCACGGGATATATGGTGCCCGCGCTGCGGGCGGTGTTGGAGGGCATGAACGGCGCGAGGATGGCGTCGGAAAAGGCCACGGCATAGCCGAGCCCGAGGGTGTTTTTTCCCAGATACCGGATCAGCAGCAGGCTGATGCGTTTGCCGAGCCCGGTCTTTTTGTAGCCGAGGGCGAACATGAAGGCCGCGAAGATGAGCCAGATGACGCCGTTGGCAAAGCCGGACAGGGCCCAGTTCCGGTTTGCGGTGGCGTTGTTGGGGTCCACCAGCCCGAGCATTGCCACGACGGATACCCCGACCAGGCCCACCAGGGCCGCCGGGACGGGCTCGATGATCAGGCCGACCACCACGCCCACGAAGATGCAGAGGAAATACCAGGCCTCGGGGGTGAGCCCCTGGGGCGTCGGCGCCAGGGCCATGAGAACTGCGACGATGACGGGGGAGAAGCTCTTGATGAAATTCACGGACTGACCTCACACGTTAGACGTTGGTAAAGGACTGATCCGGCGTGAAAGTCGTTTCGGGCTCCATGCCGGAGCAACCAGCCGTATTTCTGACTGTTTTACCGGTAGCACGGCTGGGGCTCCGTTGCAATTGGGTGGGAGGAAAGATGCGGTCCGGTCTATGTGGACAAGAAAACTTCGGGCCAAGGGAAAGAAGAAGGCCCTTTTGCAAGGGTCTTCGGGAAATCAGTCGAGGGCGTTCAGTTCGCAGGGCTCGAAGAAATAGCGCCACCAGAACCGGCCGTCGCATTGGTCGGGCGGGGCCAGGTTGTTGCGGCCACCCGGGCTGTAGTAGTTCCAGCGGAACTGCTCGGCTTCGGCCTTGAGCACGGCCTCTGCCGCATCCCGGGGCGTGGTTTCCCCGGCCTCCAGGGCGGCGACCTGCGCGCCGATCACCGGGTTGAGCTTTCGTTGGAAGGCGTTTTGCGGGAACCGTTTCCACATGTTCAGCGCGCCCTCGGCGTCGTCCTGCATGGCCTTGGCCAGTCCGCCGTAGAGCCAGGCCTCCCAGATGTGGGCGTCCATGGCCCCGGCCACCTGCATGGTGGCGGCCGCATCGGCGTACATGCCGGCCTTGAATTGGCAGATGCCTGCCATGACCAGCCGCGAGGTGCGCGTGCTGGTTCCGTCCTTGCGGTTTTCCTCCATGAGCTCGCGGAACGCCTTGGCCGCGGTGGTGTAGTATTCCTTTGCCCTGGCCGCGTCCTTGTTGGCCCATTCGGCGCGCAGCCCGCGCTGGAAGTTGCGCTGCCCCACCACGCCGGGCGGGGTCGCCAGGGCTGGGGCGGCGAAGAGCAGGGCGGCGGACAGGATGAAAAGACTTGGGATGAAGCGCATGGTTCCTCCTTGTGTGCAGCCTGTACGCTGGCACGATCCGGCGGGAACAGCCATGATTATATGGGGCGGCATTGCCCGTTTCAAAAAAAGTGTGGTGGCCCCGCAAAAGGAGTTCTGTTGCGGTTGCATTGGCTTGTTGATATCGAGGGGCTGGACAACACTCTGGCTGCCATCCATGTCGCCCGGCTGAGAGCTTGGGATTGGACATATGTGGGATGAAATGAGGGAAGAATCAATGAGAGGATTACCTTTTTGCGTACTGCTTTTTATCATTATTGGAACGAATTCATTTGCGGCTTCTGTGGAAGATGCTATGCATTTAGTAGAGGAAAATAGATTTGAAGAAGCTATTCATATTTTAGAGTTAGAAGCAAATAAGAATGACCATGAAGCACAATATGAACTAGGTAAAATTATTTTTTATAGTGGAAAAGGGGAAAAAGATCCTACTAAAGGGGCCAATCTTTTGCGTGAAGCTGCTTCTTCCGGTAACATAAAAGCAATAAGAGAGCTGGGCTTAATATACTATAATGGATGGTTTTTAGACGTTAAGAGATATGATGCAGCGCGTGCAATGTTTGAAATTGGAGCCAATGCAGGTGATGCTGAATCAAAATATTACTTAGGTAATATGTATTTAAGTGGACTTGATGTTAAAATAGATCATAATAAAGCGTTATATTACTATAAGCAAGCGTCATTGAGTGGGTGTAAAAAAGCTAATTTTAAAATTGGATACTTGTACTGTATTGAGTCGAGCTCAGTTTATAATTTACGCCTTGCTAAAGAATATTTAAAAAAAATATATAAAGAGAGTGCTCCTTCGTCTTTTTTGCTTGCTTTGATTTGTTCTGATGATGATGGCTGCAGTGATGAAGACTATTTTAAATATATAAAAACCAGTCATGATCTTGGCTTCCATCATGCTATTGCGAGATTGGCTGACTGTTATTTTAGCGGCATAGGCGTGCAGAGGGACTTTGTTAAGGCTATTAATTTGTATAAAGAAGGCTCTTTTCTTGGGAATGTAGACTGTATGAACAAGCTTGCGTATCTGTATGCTGAAGGAATAATTGTTCCTTGTGATCAGCGTATGGCTAGATCCTATCTAAATCGAGCATCATGTGCGAGCGATAATAAAGTAGATATGTTTTTTGATCTTGAGCATTAGATGGCAAGGCTTGGTTTTGGGGGGGGCAGAAATGATGGTGCGAAGGACGCAAACTTGGGGGCACCTTTCATAAGGTGTCCCCTTTTTGTTTACGACGGCATGTACGCCCGGGCGATCTTGAAGATGTCGTCATAGGGCAGCTTGTCGCGGATGCCCACGGCCATCTCCAGGGACATGTCCATTTTGCGCAGGGTCTCGGCCATGGTCTGGTCGCGGATGCCCTCCAGGTGATAGGCCAGGAAGTCCGGCTCGAAATTGTCGATGGCCAGGGAAAGGCCCTCGGTGAAATAGCGGGACTTGGTGTAGCGCAGCAGGCCGTCCAGCCGGTGCTTGTCGGGTCGCGCGTACATGACGTAGAAGAGCAGCTTCACCACCAGACGGTCAAAGGGCATCTTGTGGTCCACGGCCAGCAGGGTGGCGCGGTCCGCGCCCTTTTCCTGCACCGCGTCCATGAGGCCCTGGGCCATGTCAAAGGCCTTTTTCTCGCTCATGGGAGCGTGGGCGAACTTGGAATCCATGCGCACCAGGGTCACGCGCGGGTTTTCCCGCGAGGCGACGGCAAAGAGCGCCAGACGCATGAGGTCGATCTTGCGGCGGTAGTCGTCCAGCAGGGTGTCGCGCTTGACCTCGGCCAGGCGGCGCACCAAGGCCAGGTCCATCTTGGAGAACACGGTCTCCAGCAGGTGCCGGATGTAGGATTCCTGCGTGCCCGCGATCTCGTCCTTGATGATGGTCTTGCCCTTGCGGCCATCCAAGATCTTCTTGATGGATAGCCAGTAGGCGGCCAGCCCCTCGAAGGGCATTTCCAGTATGTCGAGTTCCTGTTCGGTGCTCATGCGCGTGCCTCGTGGGTGTGATTCTTTGCCGACTTTAGCGCAATCTTCCGAAAAAACAAAGACATGGGGGTGCGGGTGCGGCGCGGGGATTTTCCGGAGGTGCAACCGCCTTGTCATGCACCGGGGATGAGACTATGACAGAGCCTGCACGAGAAATCGCAACCGCCCCTATTTTCCGGAGAATACATGCTGCAATATCCCCATTTCGACCCGGTCATTTTCACGATAGGCCCGTTCCAGGCCCGCTGGTACGGCATGATGTACGTCATCGGCGTGCTGGTGGGATGGGCCCTGGGCCGCTGGCGCGCAAGCAGGCCGGGCAGCGGCTGGACCGCCGCGGAAATGGACGACTTCGTCACCTACCTGATCCTGGGCATCGTTCTGGGCGGCCGCCTGGGGTACGTGTGTTTCTACAATCCGTCCTACTATTTTTCCAACCCGTCCGAGATCATTGCCGTGTGGAACGGCGGCATGTCGTTCCACGGCGGGGTCATCGGCGTGATCACGGCCTGCTGGCTGTTCGCCCGCAACAAGGCCAAGCCGCTGCTGGCCGTGGGCGATTTCGTGGCCCCGCTGGTGCCGCCGGGCATCTTCTTCGGCAGGCTCGGCAACTTCATCAACGGCGAGCTCTGGGGCCGCACCACGGACGGCTGGTGGGGCATGGTTTTTCCGGGCGCGGGCAGCCTGCCCCGGCATCCCTCCCAGCTCTACGAGGCCACCCTCGAAGGCCTGGCGCTCTTCCTCCTGCTCTGGTTCTATTCGGCCAGGCCGAGGCCGCGCGGGGCAGTGGGCGGCCTGTTCCTGGTGGGCTACGGCGTGTTCCGGTTCACCGTGGAATTCGCCCGCCAGCCCGACGCGCAGCTGGGCTTCGTGGCCCTGAACTGGATGAGCATGGGGCAGGTTCTATGTCTGCCCATGATACTGTTCGGCCTCTGGCTGATGTTCAGGAAGCAAGGCGGCTGAAAAAGGCCCGTCTGCTTCGTCGCTGCGAGAAAAAGCAGGCCCCTCGCGTACCGCTTTGTACGCGTCGGGTCTGCTTTTTTTCTGCTCCTGGCATCCAAATCTTTTTGAGCCGCCTTCGGGATGGGCGGGGAAAGGCGAATTGCCTGATGGGGTGGTCTGACTTTTGTAATTGCCTAAAATATTTCCCATTCCCGTCAGCGCGGAATTGAGCCGGCGAAGCCGGGACAAAGACGCGCTGACAGCCAGGATCCCAAAGGGTTTAACCCTTTGGCCGCCGGAGGCCTTCCTACTTTTTGCCTTTCAGCAACTCCGGGACCTTGATGGCGTAGAGGGTGTCCCAGAGCTTGCCGGTGACGAACAGCCGGTTGTTTGCGGCGTCATAGGCGATGCCGTTGGCCACCCCGGCGCGCTTGTTGCGCGGCGTCAGCAGCGGGGTCAGGTCGATCCAGGCGGCCACGAGGCCGGTTTCCGGGTCGATGACCGCGATGCTGTCCCGCTTCCAGACATTGGCCAGCAGCCAGCCGTTCACCCATTCCAGCTCGTTGAGAAAGCGGACTTCCTTGCGTACGTTCATGACCCTTGCGGTCCGGGTTACGTCGAAGGAGACCGGGTCGATCCACTGCAGAACCGCGGACCCGTTGCTCAGGATCAGGCTGCGGCCGTCGAACGCCAGGCCCCAGCCCTCGGCGGCCTCGTCGGCCACGGGGATGGCAAAGGTCCCGAGCTGCACGAAATCCGGCCAGGACTCGTCGAAATCCGAGACATCGAAGATGTAGCCGTCCCCGGACAGCCAGGTGAGCACGTAGGCGCTGCCGTCCACGATGGCCACGCCCTCGCCGAAATGGTCCGGGCTCAGGGCCGTCTTGCGCAGCACCTCGCCGGTTTCTGGCCGCACCTTGCGGATGGAGGAATGTCCGTACTCACCGGTGATCTCCACGAGCACGTCGCCGAGACAGGCCAGCCCCTGGGTGGAGGCGTGCGGGTCGTGCGGATACTGCGCCAGCACCTCGGCCGGGATGACCGGCGTGCCCGCAAGAACGGGGATACTCCACAAGGCGAGCAGCAGTACGAGGGTGGTGGAAACGAGACGGTTAGCCATAGCCCAAATAAACAGAATCCCGGGCGATGGTCAATCGCCCGGGATTCCATACGATCTGGTTATGCCTGCTGTTTTCTGCTGTCCAGGTAGGTCGCTTTCAGCGAGCAGAGCACCGGCACCACGACGAGTGTCAGCAGGGTGGCGACGGCCAGGCCGAAGATCACGGCTACGGCCATGGGGCCCCACCATTGCGAGGACTCGCCGCCGATGTCCCAGCGGAAGTTGATGAAGTCGAAGCTCACGCCCGTGGCCATGGGCAGCAGCCCCAGCACGGTGGTGATGGCCGTGAGCAGCACGGGCCGGAAGCGGGTCATGCCCGCCTGGATGATGGCCGTGCGGGCCGCGATGCCCTCGCGCACGAGCTGTTCGTAGTAGTCGATGAGCACGATGGCGTTGTTGACCACCACGCCCGCCAGGCTGATGACGCCCACGCCGGTCATGATCACGCTGAAGGCGGTTCCGGTGACCACCAGGCCCAGGAACACGCCGATGAGCGAGAGCATGACCGAGGTCAGAATGATGAACGGGGTGGCCACGGAGTTGAACTGGGTCACCAGCACCAGGAAGATGATGAAGATGGTGGCCACGAAGGCCTTGCCCAGGAAGGCGCTGGCGTCGTCCTGCTCCTCCTGCTGGCCGGTGAAGGAATAGCCGTAGCCGCGCGGGAACTGGACGTCCCGGAGCACTTCCTGGATGTCGCGGATGATCTCGCCCGCGTTGCGGCCGTCCACCTCGCCCGAGATGGTCACCATGCGTTTCTGGTCGATGCGGTTGATGCCGCCGAGGCCCGAGGCCAGGGATATCCGGGCCAGGCTGGTGATGGGCACGGGCTGGCCGTCCTGGCCGGAGACCGTGATGCGGCGCAGGTTCTCCACGCTCTGGCGGTCCTTTTCCGGGAGCCGGGCCACGATGTCGTACTCGTCCTTGCCCTCGCGGAAGGTGCCCACCTTGGAGCCGTTGATGGCCGCCTTGACCGTGGTGGCGATGGTCCGGGTGTCCAGCCCCAGCAGGGCGGCCTTTTCCTTGTCCACGTTCACGGTGATCTCGGGCTTGCTCTTGACGAAGTCGTCCTTGAGGTCCACCAACCCGGGGATGGACTTGATGCGCTTGCGGATGGTGTGGGCCAGCTCGCCCAGCACGCGGATATCCTCGCCGGATATCTCCAGGTTCACGGGAGCGCCGGTTTCCGGGCCGTGCTTTTCCTTGTCCACCATGATCTCGGCTCCGGTGATGACCTTGTTCAGCTGGTCGCGGATCTCGGTGATGAGTTCGGACGAGGGACGCGAACGGTCATGGATGTCCGGGAATTCGATGGTCACTAGGCTGTAGTGGGTGCCTCGCTCGTCCGAGCTGTTGGTGGCCCCCACGCTGGCGATGGTGTACTTGATGTCGTCGTATTTGGCGCAGACCTTTTCCACCTGCTTCACCAGGGCGTCCGAGGTGTCCAGGTTGGTGCCCACCGGTGCCTTGATCTTGATCCAGGCGCGCTGTGGCTCGGTCTCGGGCATGAATTCCACGCCGTTGCCGAACAGGGCGAAGATGGCGATGCTGGCCACGAGCATGGCAAAGGCGAAGCCCAGGGTCTTGAGCCTGTTTTCCAGGCTCCATTCCAGCAGGGGCAGGTAGGCGTCCTTGAGCCGTTCCAGGAAACGGTCCACGCGGGTGGGCCTTTTTTCCAGGTCGCATTTGCGGATGGTCTGGAACCGGGACGAGAGCACCGGGTTGACCACCAGGGCCACGAACAGGGAAC of Salidesulfovibrio onnuriiensis contains these proteins:
- a CDS encoding 3'-5' exonuclease; translated protein: MTVVEIPEEHLRAFTKDEINAMPLRRYEGPVHVVRTEKQRDAAVKALREETVLGFDTETRPVFKKGRKPNPPSLIQLASADEVYVFQINLLPMDNGLLELLADKQVIKTGVSVHDDIIGLKKLAKFRPANFIDLGEVSQQHKMQTHGLRNLAANLLGFRISKSAQCSNWAKEKLSKQQVAYAATDAWVSREIYLAMQSLGLV
- a CDS encoding tetratricopeptide repeat protein, which produces MWDEMREESMRGLPFCVLLFIIIGTNSFAASVEDAMHLVEENRFEEAIHILELEANKNDHEAQYELGKIIFYSGKGEKDPTKGANLLREAASSGNIKAIRELGLIYYNGWFLDVKRYDAARAMFEIGANAGDAESKYYLGNMYLSGLDVKIDHNKALYYYKQASLSGCKKANFKIGYLYCIESSSVYNLRLAKEYLKKIYKESAPSSFLLALICSDDDGCSDEDYFKYIKTSHDLGFHHAIARLADCYFSGIGVQRDFVKAINLYKEGSFLGNVDCMNKLAYLYAEGIIVPCDQRMARSYLNRASCASDNKVDMFFDLEH
- a CDS encoding glutaminyl-peptide cyclotransferase, with translation MANRLVSTTLVLLLALWSIPVLAGTPVIPAEVLAQYPHDPHASTQGLACLGDVLVEITGEYGHSSIRKVRPETGEVLRKTALSPDHFGEGVAIVDGSAYVLTWLSGDGYIFDVSDFDESWPDFVQLGTFAIPVADEAAEGWGLAFDGRSLILSNGSAVLQWIDPVSFDVTRTARVMNVRKEVRFLNELEWVNGWLLANVWKRDSIAVIDPETGLVAAWIDLTPLLTPRNKRAGVANGIAYDAANNRLFVTGKLWDTLYAIKVPELLKGKK
- a CDS encoding peptide chain release factor 3 — encoded protein: MEKILRKEVERRRTFGIISHPDAGKTTLTEKLLLFGGAIQMAGTVKSRKADRHATSDWMAMEQQRGISVTSSVMKFEYEGFEINLLDTPGHQDFSEDTYRVLTAVDSALMVIDSAKGVETQTRKLMDVCRLRDTPIITFINKLDRDGRDPLDLLADIEETLNIECAPLSWPIGMGKQFKGVYSIFDKKLHIFSATHNGGIRQGVVIDSLDDPKLDEELGPQADQLREELELLEGAGYPFDAERYLAGKQTPVFFGSAINNFGVRELLDTFVNLAPCPQPRPAVEREVSPLETQFSGVCFKIQANMDPQHRDRIAFVRINSGKFTRGMKVKHHRVGKTMQISKATIFMAQDREGVEEAWPGDIIGVHNHGTIKIGDTFTDKETLKFTGIPNFAPEIFRRVILKTPLKAKQLQKGLLQLAEEGAVQLFRPIQNNDYILGAVGMLQFDVIQSRLKDEYGVDAIYEPVELHTARWVSCKDQNKLKTFKKETERYLALDSDENLTYLAPSRWRLDDAVETWPDIQFHKTREHV
- a CDS encoding DASS family sodium-coupled anion symporter, producing the protein MNFIKSFSPVIVAVLMALAPTPQGLTPEAWYFLCIFVGVVVGLIIEPVPAALVGLVGVSVVAMLGLVDPNNATANRNWALSGFANGVIWLIFAAFMFALGYKKTGLGKRISLLLIRYLGKNTLGLGYAVAFSDAILAPFMPSNTARSAGTIYPVVSNIPPMFQSTPELAPRKIGSYLIWVGISATCVTSSMFLTALAPNLLAVDMVQKSSGIAISWVQWAKIMVPAMLPLFLLTPWLAYVIYPPDQKTSPEAPAWAAEELRKMGKISAKELLMLGYAVLALVFWVFGKRLGIDSTVAAVFVLSLMVLTKVISWEDVITNKGAFNVFIWFATLVAMASGLKQTGVLAWMGKLVGIYLQAMPPPTVAVMLVLLFFLLHYFFASTTAHTTALLPLFMATAAPLIPAEMLPRLALMLAGSLGLMGIITPYATGPSPIWYGAGFISQARWWALGGIFGALYLATMIGVTVFYV
- the lgt gene encoding prolipoprotein diacylglyceryl transferase produces the protein MLQYPHFDPVIFTIGPFQARWYGMMYVIGVLVGWALGRWRASRPGSGWTAAEMDDFVTYLILGIVLGGRLGYVCFYNPSYYFSNPSEIIAVWNGGMSFHGGVIGVITACWLFARNKAKPLLAVGDFVAPLVPPGIFFGRLGNFINGELWGRTTDGWWGMVFPGAGSLPRHPSQLYEATLEGLALFLLLWFYSARPRPRGAVGGLFLVGYGVFRFTVEFARQPDAQLGFVALNWMSMGQVLCLPMILFGLWLMFRKQGG
- a CDS encoding glycosyltransferase family 39 protein; the protein is MDPLHQRHATTPPYRAWLIGLIAAVFLIAANMAWLNPNPGFKVYRTHPTIPLFWQYNPDAGVEILTAAYFPEVFKSYRIRMDRPTYPAVAKGLALCIQAAAKPFSPLSDLEAAGLAYLAMKLAVYSLGILALFSLLSRYTGDRAAFIGCFLCFSHFVSIEYIAAFHTTELQFITPIFTLYLLQKLADNYSTPRNILFSVLIGVLMLCKPNYATYLAALAFFFLFKRRYLAVLASLAAHSLPMLAYLGYLKLLGMEYYSFNADYYKQGVWVIELFRQDYTQIFPLMLDSLGRFAHLSLEYYSIWIAVAIAGLALCRKTIPLPRHAWFLMLGIIVMTWVQMFFARQYSPHMPSDYAFLVFGLSGLALAHWADQSRFIERLVPLVLAAWIVCNTVHFLHLPWVHPIDQAHRSEEKLSQRLDMAVNPENYTAEDHEWWRKQEQ